One Setaria viridis chromosome 3, Setaria_viridis_v4.0, whole genome shotgun sequence DNA window includes the following coding sequences:
- the LOC117848823 gene encoding small ribosomal subunit protein uS17c encodes MLLSSPFVVSPPPLRVSPSPQQPQGCRPVGLLRIEAAKQLTGRVVTTKADKTVGVEVVRLAPHPKYKRRERIKKKYQAHDPENQFKVGDVVELRSSRPISKTKHFVAIPLPPRDTRRKSQLLPPLQSQQADGDQPPPSTAD; translated from the coding sequence ATGCTGCTGAGCTCCCCCTTCGTcgtctccccgccgccgctgcgggtcTCGCCCTCCCCGCAGCAGCCGCAGGGGTGCCGGCCGGTGGGGCTCCTCCGGATCGAGGCGGCGAAGCAGCTGACGGGGCGGGTGGTGACGACCAAGGCGGACAAGACGGTGGGCGTGGAGGTGGTGCGCCTGGCGCCGCACCCCAAGTACAAGCGGCGGGAGCGCATCAAGAAGAAGTACCAGGCGCACGACCCGGAGAACCAGTTCAAGGTCGGCGACGTCGTGGAGCTCCGCAGCTCCCGCCCCATCTCCAAGACCAAGCACTTCGTCGCCATCCCGCTCCCACCCCGCGACACCCGCCGCAAGTCGCAGCTCCTCCCGCCGCTCCAGTCGCAGCAGGCCGACGGCGACcagccgccgccctccacggcAGACTAA